In a genomic window of Gadus macrocephalus chromosome 9, ASM3116895v1:
- the dhtkd1 gene encoding 2-oxoadipate dehydrogenase complex component E1, whose amino-acid sequence MSVLLLLKNLPCMRRSYLSVGRQSVGLYYHTDKGVYGYRPRRLAQDAELERGPGSALNQDHGVARLVEAYRAHGHKAAKINPLLPQQPVLDNVPEIELLTGTLQGQVNTSGLRHFGREQASAEEVVSYLEGVYCGPISVETSQLSTLEEREWMAERFEELRQHTFSPEEKRRLATIMLQSQEFDHFLATKFATVKRYGGEGAESMMGFFDELFHQSAHSGVTDVIIGMPHRGRLNLLTGLLKCPPELMFRKMRGQSEFPEGSPSIGDVLSHLTSSVHLELGAARPLHVTMLPNPSHLEAVNPVTQGKARARQQLRGEGDYSLEDGARPGDRVICLQVHGDGSFPGQGIVPETFTISCLPHYRVGGSIHLIVNNQVGYTTPSERGRSSLYCSDVGKMVDCAVIHVNGDCAEEVLRATRLAVEYQRHFRRDVILDLLCYRQWGHNELDEPSFTNPSMYRIIRSRQSVPDSYSDQLISEGLMTEAERAEIKSAHYALLNDKLAATPQYSPAPSNLQGRWGGLEEPGARVSSWDTGVPAPLLQYVGAKSVEVPEHIVLHTHLGKTHVQARLQKIQDGTKLDWSTAEAMAFGSLLCQGFHIRISGQDVGRGTFSQRHAMMVCQDTSDMHIPLNHISPQQTGFLEVCNSPLSEEAVLGFEYGMSIAQPRLLPIWEAQFGDFFNGAQIIFDTFLSGGEAKWLLQSGMVILLPHGYDGAGPEHSSCRMERFLQMCNSSEEGVDGDDVNMAVVHPTTPAQYFHLLRRQMVRNFRKPLIVAGPKMLLRFSGATSSLAELGPGTSFRPVLGDDSASPESVHKVVLCSGKHYYALLKQREALGANQSTALVRVEELCPFPLEALQTELQRYTNATEFVWSQEEPQNMGPWPFVAPRFERQLACKLRLVSRPALPAPAVGIGAIHQQQQEAILTATFS is encoded by the exons ATGTCTGTGCTACTTTTACTGAAGAACCTGCCATGCATGAGGAGGTCCTACCTGAGCGTCGGCCGGCAGTCGGTCGGACTTTATTACCACACTGATAAGGGGGTCTACGGCTACCGGCCCAGACGACTGGCCCAGGACGCGGAGCTTGAGAGGGGTCCGGGGTCTGCTCTGAACCAAG ATCATGGTGTGGCCCGACTAGTTGAAGCATATCGAGCACATGGGCACAAAGCAGCTAAAATTAACCCCTTGCTACCCCAGCAGCCCGTGTTAGACAATGTCCCAGAGATAGAGCTGTTGACCGGGACGCTACAAGGACAGGTCAACACCTCAG GACTGCGTCACTTTGGGCGGGAGCAGGCCTCGGCGGAGGAGGTGGTCTCCTACCTGGAGGGGGTCTACTGCGGCCCCATCTCCGTGGAGACCAGCCAGCTCAGCacgctggaggagagggagtggaTGGCCGAGCGCTTTGAGGAGCTCCGGCAGCACACCTTCTCCCCCGAGGAGAAGAGACGGCTGGCCACCATCATGCTACAGTCTCAG GAGTTCGACCATTTCCTGGCCACCAAGTTCGCCACGGTGAAGCGGTACGGCGGCGAGGGGGCAGAGAGCATGATGGGATTCTTCGACGAGCTCTTCCACCAGTCCGCCCACAGCGGGGTGACCGACGTCATCATCGGGATGCCCCACAGGGGGCGTCTGAACCTGCTCACCGGACTGCTGAAGTGCCCCCCCGAG CTGATGTTCCGGAAGATGCGGGGCCAGAGCGAGTTCCCCGAGGGCTCGCCCTCCATCGGCGACGTGCTGTCCCACCTGACCTCGTCGGTGCACCTGGAGCTGGGCGCGGCCCGGCCGCTGCACGTCACCATGCTGCCCAACCCCTCCCACCTGGAGGCCGTCAACCCCGTGACGCAGGGCAAGGCCCGGGCGCGGCAGCAGCTCCGCGGGGAGGGCGACTACTCCCTGGAGGACGGGGCCCGCCCGGGGGACCGTGTCATCTGCCTGCAG GTCCATGGCGATGGGTCCTTCCCCGGCCAGGGGATCGTCCCAGAGACCTTCACCATCTCATGCCTCCCCCATTACAGAGTCGGTGGGAGCATCCACCTCATTGTGAACAACCAAGTGGGCTATACCACTCCGTCTGAGCGGGGGAGGTCCTCCCTGTACTGCTCTGATGTTG GTAAGATGGTGGACTGCGCCGTGATCCACGTGAACGGCGACTGTGCGGAGGAGGTGCTGCGCGCTACACGGCTCGCCGTGGAGTACCAGCGGCACTTCAGGAGGGACGTGATCCTGGACCTGCTCTGCTACCGGCAGTGGGGCCACAACGAGCTGGACGAGCCCTCCTTCACCAACCCCTCCATGTACCGCATCATCCG CTCCAGGCAGAGCGTCCCGGACTCCTACTCGGACCAGCTGATCTCTGAGGGCCTGATGACGGAGGCGGAGCGGGCGGAGATCAAGTCGGCGCACTACGCCCTGCTCAACGACAAGCTGGCCGCCACGCCGCAgtacagccccgccccctccaaccTGCAGGGCCGCTGGGGGGGCCTGGAGGAGCCCGGGGCCCGCGTCTCCTCCTGGGACACCGGGGTCCCCGCCCCCCTGCTGCAGTACGTGGGGGCCAAGTCGGTGGAGGTCCCGGAGCACATCGTACTGCACACGCACCTGGGGAAGACCCACGTTCAG GCTCGGCTGCAGAAGATCCAAGACGGCACCAAGCTGGACTGGTCCACCGCGGAGGCCATGGCCTTTGGCTCTCTCCTCTGCCAGG GCTTCCACATCCGTATCAGCGGGCAGGACGTGGGCAGAGGGACCTTCAGCCAGAGGCACGCCATGATGGTGTGTCAGGACACCAGCGACATGCACATCCCCCTCAACCACATCAGCCCCCAGCAGACCGGCTTCCTGGAG gtgtgtaacAGCCCCCTGTCGGAGGAGGCGGTGCTGGGCTTTGAGTACGGTATGAGCATCGCCCAGCCGCGCCTGCTGCCCATCTGGGAGGCCCAGTTCGGAGACTTCTTCAACGGGGCCCAGATCATCTTCGACACGTTCCTCTCCGGAG GCGAGGCCAAGTGGCTGCTGCAGAGCGGGATGGTGATCCTGCTGCCCCACGGCTACGACGGGGCCGGCCCCGAGCACTCCTCCTGTCGCATGGAGCGCTTCCTGCAG ATGTGCAACAGCTCGGAGGAGGGTGTGGACGGGGACGACGTCAACATGGCGGTGGTGCACCCCACCACGCCCGCCCAGTACTTCCACCTGCTGCGCCGCCAGATGGTCCGCAACTTCCGCAAGCCGCTGATCGTGGCGGGCCCCAAGATGCTGCTCCGCTTCTCG ggggcGACCTCCAGCCTGGCGGAGCTGGGTCCCGGGACGTCCTTCAGACCCGTGCTGGGCGACGACTCGGCCTCCCCTGAAAG CGTCCACAAGGTGGTGCTGTGCTCAGGGAAGCACTACTACGCCCTGCTGAAGCAGAGGGAGGCGCTcggagccaatcagagcacggcGCTGGTccgggtggaggagctgtgccCCTTCCCGCTGGAGGCCCTGCAGACGGAGCTCCAGAGATACACCAACGccacag agttcgtGTGGAGCCAGGAGGAGCCTCAGAACATGGGCCCCTGGCCCTTCGTGGCCCCGCGCTTCGAGAGGCAGCTGGCCTGCAAG CTCCGATTGGTCAGCCGGCCGGCTCTCCCCGCCCCCGCGGTGGGCATCGGGGCGattcaccagcagcagcaggaagccATCCTGACCGCCACCTTCTCCTAG